One window from the genome of Jiangella alba encodes:
- a CDS encoding sensor histidine kinase, which yields MNGSRESWRHGARADALLAAGVGLFVVLTTVIGTDGLRPVPVLGWLLMLAACGALAFRSRFPVAVAVVALVASMIYYPAVNPDGALLITLIIALYSLASAGRTVAAAVIGGLAIAGSAFGEYGTDESPLGDAGMFLLVSWLSAAVAIGAFMHSTRREREEALRRRATEERLRIARELHDVLGHNISLINVQAGAALHALSRDGDDGPAAEALAAIKEISREALRELRGTLGVLRQVDEAAPTEPAPGLRRLPELAERSRAAGLAVDVSTDGEPVGLRPAVDLAAYRIVQEALTNATRHAGAGRVAVRIGYGRDDVTVDVSDDGRGAGPRAGDGSGIDGMRSRAEALGGTLDAADRPEGGFRVTARLPYGGPA from the coding sequence ATGAACGGGTCCCGGGAATCGTGGCGGCACGGCGCGCGCGCCGACGCCCTGCTCGCGGCCGGCGTGGGCCTGTTCGTGGTGCTCACGACGGTCATCGGCACCGACGGGCTGCGGCCGGTGCCGGTGCTGGGCTGGCTGCTGATGCTGGCCGCGTGCGGCGCCCTGGCGTTCCGCAGCCGGTTCCCGGTCGCGGTCGCGGTCGTCGCGCTGGTCGCGTCGATGATCTACTACCCGGCCGTCAACCCCGACGGCGCGCTGCTGATCACGCTGATCATCGCCCTCTACTCGCTGGCGTCGGCGGGCCGGACGGTCGCGGCGGCGGTCATCGGCGGGCTGGCCATCGCCGGTTCCGCGTTCGGCGAGTACGGCACCGACGAGTCCCCACTCGGCGACGCCGGGATGTTCCTGCTGGTCAGCTGGCTGTCGGCGGCCGTCGCCATCGGGGCGTTCATGCACAGCACCCGGCGCGAGCGGGAAGAGGCGCTACGCCGCCGGGCGACGGAGGAACGGCTGCGCATCGCGCGCGAGCTGCACGACGTCCTCGGCCACAACATCTCGCTGATCAACGTCCAGGCCGGCGCCGCGCTGCACGCCCTGTCCCGCGACGGCGACGACGGCCCGGCCGCCGAGGCGCTGGCCGCGATCAAGGAGATCAGCCGCGAGGCGCTGCGCGAGCTGCGCGGCACCCTCGGCGTGCTGCGCCAGGTCGACGAAGCGGCCCCGACCGAGCCCGCGCCCGGCCTGCGGCGGCTGCCGGAACTGGCCGAGCGCAGCCGGGCCGCCGGGCTGGCCGTCGACGTCAGCACCGACGGCGAGCCGGTCGGCCTGCGCCCGGCGGTCGACCTCGCGGCGTACCGCATCGTCCAGGAGGCGCTCACCAACGCGACCCGGCACGCCGGTGCGGGGCGGGTGGCGGTCCGCATCGGCTACGGGCGCGATGATGTGACGGTGGACGTGAGCGACGACGGGCGTGGCGCCGGACCCCGCGCCGGCGACGGCAGCGGCATCGACGGCATGCGGTCGCGGGCCGAGGCCCTGGGCGGCACCCTCGACGCCGCCGACCGGCCCGAGGGCGGCTTCCGGGTCACCGCGCGGCTGCCCTACGGGGGGCCGGCATGA
- a CDS encoding response regulator has protein sequence MTTVLLADDQRLVRAGFRSILDGEPDLDVVGEAADGAEALTLVRELRPDVVLMDVRMPELDGLEATSRIVADPALAGVRVVILTTFDLDDYVYGALRAGASGFLVKDTEPMELIHAVRVVARGDALIAPSITRRLISEIAGRAAKPVPNSRLNALTEREREVLELVAAGLSNDEIADRLVLSPATAKTHVSRILTKLDARDRAQLVVLAYEAGLVTPGWLG, from the coding sequence ATGACGACGGTGCTGCTGGCCGACGACCAGCGACTGGTCCGGGCCGGGTTCCGGTCCATCCTCGACGGCGAGCCCGACCTCGACGTCGTGGGCGAGGCGGCCGACGGCGCCGAGGCGCTGACACTGGTGCGCGAGCTGCGCCCGGACGTCGTGCTGATGGACGTGCGGATGCCCGAGCTGGACGGCCTGGAGGCGACCAGCCGCATCGTCGCCGACCCCGCGCTGGCCGGGGTGCGCGTCGTCATCCTCACCACGTTCGACCTCGACGACTACGTGTACGGCGCGCTGCGGGCCGGGGCCAGCGGCTTCCTCGTCAAGGACACCGAGCCGATGGAGCTCATCCACGCCGTCCGCGTCGTGGCCCGCGGCGACGCCCTGATCGCGCCGTCGATCACCCGCCGGCTGATCTCCGAGATCGCCGGCCGGGCCGCCAAGCCGGTGCCGAACAGCCGCCTGAACGCGCTGACGGAGCGCGAGCGCGAGGTGCTCGAGCTGGTCGCGGCGGGCCTGTCCAACGACGAGATCGCCGACCGCCTCGTGCTCAGCCCGGCCACCGCGAAGACCCACGTCAGCCGCATCCTCACCAAGCTCGACGCCCGCGACCGCGCCCAGCTGGTCGTGCTCGCCTACGAGGCCGGGCTGGTCACGCCCGGCTGGCTGGGCTGA